TTACCCTGAGTTGGAGGCGATCGCATAGTAGAAGAGGATAGTCATAATTTGTTAACCCCTACTGGATTATTAGCCGTGATAAATTTTAGAGGCGTTCAGTCTTTTGGTAGAAACTCCCACCTATATGGCAGTCTAGCCTTTAAACTAAACACTGTAGAACGCTTTGGGGCAGTCAAACTTTGCTAGACGAACAAGCTAAAAAAACAATGCTACGCAAAATTCCGCACGGGCTTTTCGTCTGCGGTGTTAAAGACGGTGAAGAAGTCAATGGCTTTACTGCAAGCTGGGTGATGCAGGCATCTTTTCAGCCGCCTTTAGTGGTGAATTGCGTCAATAAGACTTCTGGCTCCCACGCCATGATTCACTCCAGTCAAGTCTTTGCTCTCAGCGTGTTAGGGGCTGAACAAAAAGACATGGCTCAAAAATTCTTCAAGCCCCAACGTCGAGTAGGCAACAAGTTTGAAGACGTAGAATTTTATACGGGTGAGACGGGTTGTCCCATTATTTCCGACTCGTTGGGATATGTAGAATGTCGAGTTGTTGGCACTGTAGAGCATGGTGACCATACAGTATTTGTAGGGGAAGTCATTGCGGCTGGCGTTCACCGTGAAGGCGACCCGCTACTGCTAGAAAGCACGGGTTGGAACTACGGCGGCTAGAGAAGCCTAGAATTTTGCCAAGCGTACTGCTTTGCAGATACCGTAGAGATCGCCTTTGGGCAAAGTCGTTTTTGATCAGCCCTATTTGCTGCTAGTGAAATATTGGAGCAAATAGAATATTAATTTCTCAGGAGGATAGGGTTGCCCGTTCGTCCTTATTAGGTTGCCTAATCTAATGCTTTGAAATTGTCGAGTAATCTTACTGCGAAGAATGCGAAGAATATTATAAAAATAAAAATCCCCCACCTTACGGCAGGGGATTTTTTCATTTACCGATCGAACTGATTAACCGTAACGGCTAGCAGTCGAAGCAATTAGGAATGCCGCGTAAGTCAAGATATACCCCACTGTGAAGTGAGCTAAACCAACCACACGACCTTGAACAATCGACATCGCTACAGGCTTGTCCTTCCAACGAACCAGGTTTGCTAGAGGCGTGCGCTCATGTGCCCAAACGATCGTTTCAATCAACTCTTGCCAGTACCCTCTCCAGGAGATCAGGAACATGAAGCCCGTTGCCCAAACCAGGTGCCCAAATAGGAACATCCAAGCCCAGACCGCCAGATTGTTCATGCCGTAGGGATTATACCCGTTGATCAGCTGAGCAGAATTAAGCCAGAGGTAATCGCGGAGCCAGCCCATGATAGTGACAGACGACTCGTTGAACTGAGCGACGTTACCACTCCAGATTGCCAGATGCTTCCAGTGCCAGTAGAAGGTGACCCAACCAATGGTATTTAGCATCCAGAACATGGCAAGGTAGAACGAATCCCAGGCTGAGATGTCGCACGTACCACCACGACCAGGACCGTCGCAAGGGAAGGCGTAGCCGAAGTCTTTTTTATCAGGCATCAGCTTAGAGCCACGAGCATCCAACGCGCCTTTGACCAAAATCAAGGTGGTGGTATGCAGTCCGAGGGCGATCGCATGGTGAACCAGGAAGTCGCCAGGACCAATCGTCAAGAAGAGCGAGTTTGTGCCGCTGTTGATCGCATCCAACCAGCCAGGTAGCCAAACGTTACCGTAGTTGGGAAATGCAGTGTAAGCCACACTCTCAGGATTAGACAGCAGCGTATCAAAACCGTACAGCAGCTTACCGTGAGACGCTTGAATCCACTGTGCAAACACAGGTTCAATCAAGATTTGCTTCTCAGGAGTTGCAAAGGCTTGCATCACATCGTTGTGGACATAAATCCCCAGCGTGTGGAAGCCCAAGAATAGAGAGACCCAGCTTAAGTGCGAAATAATCGCTTCTTTATGCTGAAGTACCCGATCCAACACGTTGTTCTTGTTGGCAGCCGTATCATAATCTCGTACCAAGAAGATGGCACCATGAGCGAATGCCCCAACCATGATAAAGCCAGCAATGTACTGGTGGTGGGTGTAAAGCGCCGCACTCGTGGTGTAATCCTTAGCAATGAAGGCATAAGGAGGCATCGCGTACATATGCTGTGCCACCAAAGAGGTAACAACGCCTAATGCAGCCAATGCAAACGCCAGTTGGAAGTGAAGCGAGTTGTTCATAGTGTCGTATAGACCCTTATGACCTTCGCCTAAGCCACCTTTGGGGGGTTTGTGAGCAGCCAAGATTTCCTTGATGCTGTGACCGATTCCAAAGTTGGTGCGGTACATATGTCCCGCAATGATGAAGATGACTGCGATCGCCAAGTGGTGATGCGCAATATCGGTCAACCACAACGACTCAGTTTGAGGATGGAAGCCACCCAAGAACGTAAGCATCGCAGTTCCCGCACCTGTAGCCGAACCAAAGATGTGATCCGCTGTGTCGGGGTCAGCGGCGTAAACGCCCCAGTTACCCGTAAAGAACGGAGCCAATCCAGCTGGGTGAGGCTTCACTGCTAAGAAGTTGTCCCAGCCCACATGGATACCGCGAGATTCGGGAATTGCCACGTGTACCATGTGCCCCGTCCAAGCCAAAGAGCTAACGCCGAACAGACCAGCCAAGTGGTGGTTAAGGCGAGACTCAGCATTCTTGAACCAAGACAAACTGGGGCGGAACTTGGGCTGAAGGTGGAGCCAACCTGCGAACAGGAAGACCGCCGACAGAATCAGCAGGAAGACAGAACCCGTATAGAGTTCGCCGTTGCTACGCATCCCAATGGTGTACCACCAGTGGTACACACCAGAGTAAGCAATGTTTACGGGACCAGAAGCACCAGCCCGTGTAAAAGCATCAACCGCAGCTTGACCGAAGTGAGGATCCCAGATCGCATGGGCGATCGGACGAACATTCAGCGGATCTTTAACCCACTGTTCAAAGTTACCTTGCCAGGCGACGTGGAACAGGTTGCCCGATGTCCATAAGAAGATGATTGCCAGGTGACCGAAGTGGGAAGCAAAAATCTTTTGGTAAAGGTTTTCTTCCGTCATCCCGTCGTGGCTTTCAAAGTCATGGGCGGTGGCAATCCCGTACCAGAGCCGACGTGTAGTCGGATCCTGAGCCAAACCCTGGCTAAATTTTGGGAATTTTGTTGCCATAATTCTTCAATTAACCGCTTATTGCAATGATTCGAGCCAGGAAGAATGCCCAGGTTGTAACAATTCCTCCAAGGAGGTAATGAGCAACTCCAACAGCACGACCCTGAATAATGCTCAGAGCGCGAGGCTGAATTGCAGGAGCAACTCTCAACTTGCTGTGTGCCCAGACGATGGATTCAATCAGCTCTTGCCAGTAGCCGCGACCACTAAACAGGAACATGAGGCTGAATGCCCAGACAAAGTGAGCGCCTAAGAACAGCAAGCCGTAAGCCGACAATGCCGAACCGTAGGAACCAATCACCTGAGACGCTTGCGCCCACAAGAAGTCGCGCAACCAACCATTAATAGTGGTTGCACTAGCCGCAAAGTTACCGCCTGTCAGGTGGGAGATAGAACCGTCTGGAGAAACCGTACCCCATACATCTGACTGCATCTTCCAACTGAAGTGGAAAATCACAATTGAGATGGAGTTGTACATCCAGAACAGACCCAGGAAGACATGATCCCAACCAGAAACCTGGCAGGTGCCGCCCCGACCGGGCCCATCGCAAGGAAAGCGGAAGCCCAAGTTGGCTTTATCTGGAATTAGACGTGAGCTACGAGCGTAAAGAACGCCCTTCAACAGAATCAGCACGGTGACGTGGATTGTGAAGGCGTGAATGTGGTGAACCATGAAGTCTGCCGTGCCTAGAGCGATCGGCATCATGGCGATTTTTCCACCTACTGCTGCAACACCACCGCCAAAAGCAAGGCTTGCAGGGCCCATCGCGTTTGGAGCCGTAGATCCAGGAGCGAGGGTATGGATATTTTGAATCCACTGGGCAAACACGGGCTGAAGTTGAATCGCTGTGTCAGAGAACATGTCTTGAGGGCGACCCAATGCCTGCATCGTGTCGTTGTGAACGTAGAGACCAAAGCTATGGAAGCCCAGGAAAATACAGACCCAGTTGAGGTGAGAGATGATGGCATCCCGATGACGCAGAACCCGATCCAACAAGTTATTCACATTCTTGGCAGGGTCGTAGTCACGCACCATAAAGATGGCACCGTGAGCACCCGCTCCAACAATCAGGAATCCGCCGATCCACATATGGTGAGTGAATATCGAAATCTGAGTGGGGTAGTCGGTTGCAAGGTAGGGATAGGGAGGCATCGAATACATGTGCTGCGCCACAATAATTGTCAACGAACCCAGTAGAGCCAGGTTGATGGACAATTGAGCGTGCCAGGAAGTCGTCAGAATCTCGTAGAGACCTGTGTGACCTTCACCTGTGAAAGGCCCT
The DNA window shown above is from Timaviella obliquedivisa GSE-PSE-MK23-08B and carries:
- a CDS encoding flavin reductase family protein, which produces MLDEQAKKTMLRKIPHGLFVCGVKDGEEVNGFTASWVMQASFQPPLVVNCVNKTSGSHAMIHSSQVFALSVLGAEQKDMAQKFFKPQRRVGNKFEDVEFYTGETGCPIISDSLGYVECRVVGTVEHGDHTVFVGEVIAAGVHREGDPLLLESTGWNYGG
- the psaB gene encoding photosystem I core protein PsaB — protein: MATKFPKFSQGLAQDPTTRRLWYGIATAHDFESHDGMTEENLYQKIFASHFGHLAIIFLWTSGNLFHVAWQGNFEQWVKDPLNVRPIAHAIWDPHFGQAAVDAFTRAGASGPVNIAYSGVYHWWYTIGMRSNGELYTGSVFLLILSAVFLFAGWLHLQPKFRPSLSWFKNAESRLNHHLAGLFGVSSLAWTGHMVHVAIPESRGIHVGWDNFLAVKPHPAGLAPFFTGNWGVYAADPDTADHIFGSATGAGTAMLTFLGGFHPQTESLWLTDIAHHHLAIAVIFIIAGHMYRTNFGIGHSIKEILAAHKPPKGGLGEGHKGLYDTMNNSLHFQLAFALAALGVVTSLVAQHMYAMPPYAFIAKDYTTSAALYTHHQYIAGFIMVGAFAHGAIFLVRDYDTAANKNNVLDRVLQHKEAIISHLSWVSLFLGFHTLGIYVHNDVMQAFATPEKQILIEPVFAQWIQASHGKLLYGFDTLLSNPESVAYTAFPNYGNVWLPGWLDAINSGTNSLFLTIGPGDFLVHHAIALGLHTTTLILVKGALDARGSKLMPDKKDFGYAFPCDGPGRGGTCDISAWDSFYLAMFWMLNTIGWVTFYWHWKHLAIWSGNVAQFNESSVTIMGWLRDYLWLNSAQLINGYNPYGMNNLAVWAWMFLFGHLVWATGFMFLISWRGYWQELIETIVWAHERTPLANLVRWKDKPVAMSIVQGRVVGLAHFTVGYILTYAAFLIASTASRYG
- the psaA gene encoding photosystem I core protein PsaA produces the protein MTTTPRERDAKKVKVVVDRDPVPTSFEKWSQPGHFDRTLSKGPKTTTWIWNLHADAHDFDSHTSDLEDISRKIFSAHFGHLAVVFVWLSGMYFHGAKFSNYSAWLADPLHIKPSAQVVWPIVGQEILNADVGGGFHGIQITSGFFQLWRAAGITNEFQLYCTAIGGLVMAALMLFAGWFHYHKAAPKLEWFQNVESMMNHHLAGLLGLGSLSWAGHQIHVALPINKLLDAGVAPKDIPLPHEFILDSSKMVDLYPSFAKGLTPFFTLNWAEYSDFLTFKGGLNPVTGGLWLSDSAHHHLAIAVLFIIAGHMYRTNWGIGHSMKQILEGHKGPFTGEGHTGLYEILTTSWHAQLSINLALLGSLTIIVAQHMYSMPPYPYLATDYPTQISIFTHHMWIGGFLIVGAGAHGAIFMVRDYDPAKNVNNLLDRVLRHRDAIISHLNWVCIFLGFHSFGLYVHNDTMQALGRPQDMFSDTAIQLQPVFAQWIQNIHTLAPGSTAPNAMGPASLAFGGGVAAVGGKIAMMPIALGTADFMVHHIHAFTIHVTVLILLKGVLYARSSRLIPDKANLGFRFPCDGPGRGGTCQVSGWDHVFLGLFWMYNSISIVIFHFSWKMQSDVWGTVSPDGSISHLTGGNFAASATTINGWLRDFLWAQASQVIGSYGSALSAYGLLFLGAHFVWAFSLMFLFSGRGYWQELIESIVWAHSKLRVAPAIQPRALSIIQGRAVGVAHYLLGGIVTTWAFFLARIIAISG